The segment AATCTCCGCCTCAACATATCTGGCAGCGCCGCCCTTCCTACTCCCACCAAAAATGCTTGGTCCGACCTATCCTCCAACAACGTCCTTCTCGAACGCTATGGCATGACCGAAGTCGGCATGGCGCTCTCCTGTGGTCTATCACCCACAGACCGCGTGGACGGCAGTGTAGGCTGGCCCCTCCCCACCGTCCAAGCCCGACTCGTCGACACCGAAACCAACGAAGTGATTGCCCTGGGCTCAGAACTCGACTCCAATGGTAAAGAACGCGATGGAGAAATCCAGCTCCGCGGCCCCACGATCTTCAAAGAATACTGGCGCAACCCAGAAGCTACACTCAAAGAGCATGTTGAAGATTCTGATGGCGGCGGTCGCTGGTTCAAAACGGGCGATGTGGCTGTACGTCGCTATGTCGACAGCGCGGGAAAGAGTGGGCAGGAATGGGCTAAAGGTCCCATGTATTTCATCCGCGGTCGTAAATCAGCTGACATTATAAAATCCGGAGGGGAAAAAGTAAGCGCGCTTGAAGTAGAGCGGGAAATGCTATCGCTTCCCCAGATATCAGAATGTGCAGTCTGTGCTGTACCATCGGGGAACTGGGGCCAGAAAGTTGGAGCAGTAGTAGtattgaatgaagaatttctagagggaaagaaatgggGACCATTGGACATGAGAAGAGCGCTCAAGGAACGATTGGCGGGGTATAAGATTCCGCAGGTGATGAGGGTTGTGGAGAGCATTCCGAGGAATGCAATGGGGAAGATCAATAAGAAGGTGCTTGTAAAGAGCGTTTTTGTAGATGATGTTAGCGGAGATGAGATGTAAGAGGTAGAACCGTAACACAAGACGGTTGTGGAAAGATAGGAAATAGGTTGTAGTATCGTAGCTTTTATACATAGAAAATTGAATACATCCATCACAATTTCCATCTGAATGAAGGGCACCTTTGTAATTGTTCTCAGTGTAAATAAAATTTAGCATTTTACTTGCAAGATAACTGATGCTAAAGTAGTAGAAGATCAAACACAATTTCTACATAAGGCGTGTATTTACAAGTCgaagatagatatatgaCATCTATTCTCTCTGTTTGTAACCTCTATCAGGATGCATCCTGTAGACATCACATCACCGAAGCACATAAATATACCGCTAATAAAATGCTgatgaagagaggagaggaacgGGACAAGACGATCACGCAAGCAGAAAACAGACGGGCGATTCAGACGAAGAAGCCTGCCTAAGCAAACATGCACTCATTGCTCCTTGAATAGACTTCGGATGAAAGATAGCAACAAACACATGCCCATGCCAATAACCACATGCATCTTTACTAACGTACTTGCCTGAAAATCACTAACGCTCATCATTTAAATTGATATGTAACTTTGGATTTGCTAAATTCATGCCTCGCGCATCTCTATGAACACACTTCTGATATCTGAGCCTATATTGATTGCCCAGTGTAGAATAACGCCATGCATAAAAtaaccaccaccaaaagcAGTAGTGTAATAGCAGAgcaataaaaacaatatgGCATAAATACTACTCCCCCATAGGCTTAACAAGCCGATTTTAGGTATTTGTTGCCTTCAATAATGCATGCAGATACTGCTATGACAAACCGGAAACCTTTGTTGAACCGTCATCCATTTAGCCCTAGCATACTTTGTGGACCtttatagaaaagaaaaccacGAAATCGTAACGCAGGTAAAGGAGAATCATATCTCATCTCGTGTACATGTTGAAAGCGTCTAGACTGAATGCTTAGCCTTCGCGCGAGTACTTCCACTGTGTGCACTATCGGTATGGCCAGAGAATTCAACTGCCTCAGATGCTGGGAGCTTTAAGACTTCCTTGAACTTTTTGCCGATGTTCATCAGAACTTCTTTGCCCTTTTCGGCGgatcttccctttcctccaGCACCATTGCCATCTCCACCCCCGGGAATGCTCTTGCCAATTGTGCGAGTCCAGACACCAACACGGTAGAAACCCTTCCTGACGTTGACAACAACACCCATAACCTCTCcgtcgtcttcatcttcgagaGTCTCTCCAATAGCTGCCAACATGACGTGAAGCCAAAGTTCATCAATAGGGACATTGCGCTTTTCCTTGAATTGATATGACCATTTTCCACCGTGCTTGTTTTGTTGATCTTCCCATTCCGGTCGAACACCTTCCTTGAACAAATGGTAGTCAGATTTGAGGGCGAGTTCAGATGTTGGTGCGATATTGTTCtgcgaaaaaaaaaaaaaagttagCAAAGTCAAGACATGTACAGAGACAAAGCACTCAAAATGTTATACTTACGTATACGCCCCAAAATTCCTCAACAGAGTTGAAGGTGATAACCTCTTTCAAGAGATCGTTCCAGTTGTCACCCTACACTTAAGTCAGCATGGTTGATGTAGAAAGGACTCAtggtaaaaaaaaaacaaccTTTCCACTGGGTGGCTTTGTGAACCACAAAGTCCATTTGTTTGTCAAAGGATGCTTGACGTTGAAGTTATCCTTATCATGGAAAACGGTAATTTGATCACCCTCTGCGACTGGCTTGGTGTTCTCATTTGAATTGCTGGCCCCTTCAGGCGAGACTGGAATGGTTGACAAGTCAACTTGTTCACCAGTTGGTGCTTGTGCTGCGACGGCTGCCATGTTTGTATTATGTTTGAATGTGAAGTAGGATCGAGTGTCTAATGGACTGTGAaggggaggagaaagaagaggtgaGGTGGAATAAAGTCAGTGCTGAGAAGATTCCTAGAGTTGATGTGATGTGCTCTTGCAGAATTGAATGCGAGGCTAGTCGAAATTCTATTTCCGTGGCGGGGtgatgagtgaatgaataatAGCAAAGACAAAAGAGTCTTAAGACGATTGTGCTCTGTCCACTTTCTTGTGATTGGGTAGACTTGTTGCTCCAGGCAAATTGTCTAATTTATATGTATTGAGATTATCGGCGTTCTTCCGATTTAGGATTGTAGGTagggtttggtttggtttggtttggtttggctGTTAgcactttcttcaattttttgaCGTTGCGATGCGACTAGACTTGACTTGCAATtaatggtggtggtggccCTTGCCATTTTGAAAAAGCTCGGCTGGAACCCTTGATGCTGAGTAAGGCATAAATCACGTGAACTGATGGCATCTACTTGGGCATGGCCATTGTTTTGGTTGGGCCACTCCTGAAAAGTTGATGTGCAGAAATTTATTGAAACTTTCGAGATACTTGAAAACAGCTTAATTGGAAACgtaaaaagaagatgaattaCAGAAGAATTGGAGCAATACACTGCTCGGCAAATATACAATTCGCGTCTATATTGGAGGAAGTCAAAGAATATTCCACTATCAGATATCAGATAGCGGAATCCAACATACGTCACCGATCAATACATTCACAAAAAATAGGTAGAAAATTATTGACCTCTTTCCCAAATGCATTCATTGTTTATATATGATCTAGACCATCTATGTTCGTAATACAACTGAAGCCAATCCTAAACGCCTCGctatgatttgatttgacgCAGTACTTTTATAAGTCTATCCAGTCGAGATCTTGtgaaatccatcaaatcgTTATTGGCCAGAGTGTATAACGATTCCCGATTTGTAACCATGATATACATTTTCTAGAGCTCTTTGACCTTCTCTACCACTTTTTCAACTGTGACTTCCGTACTGCGACCGTTCAAGTAACTGAGGTAGCAGTTCCAGCCCAGGGAGACAATGTTGACAACCAAGACTCTGTGCTCAAGAGGAACAAGCTTGAAGTTGACAGCTTGAACAGCAGGCCAGATCATGTAATTCTTTTGGAGGGCAGTAGAGTAGTTGGCTtcgatcttcttctttggatcGGTTCCTTCGAGGACAGACATGGTGGTAAGGAACAAGCCCAAGTTGATGGGAGCTACAATACATTGATCGGCTGCGACTCGAGCTGCCATTTCGAggttcttgttcttcaaaACAACATGGTTTTGAAGGAACTTAAACCAGTTGGTAGCGATTGGACCGAAGATAGCTAAAAAGAGTTTGTTAACATCTCCTCCCACTGTTGTATCAAGCTATTCTTTACATACCACCACCATAAAGTGCCATGCGACCTGTGCGAGCGATTTCATGGTCGTTGATGCCCTTCTTTTCAACTAATTGTTGTGCCAACACATCTCCAGTTGCGAAAAGGACTGCCGATGTCACACTTTGAGTAAGGACAGGGCGAGCTGCCAACTTCATCTGGTACCTGTTACCTTGATGTTAGCTATCGCTCGCAACGATCTGAGACATAAAGAAGTATGATATCACGGCTGCATAGAAGATAAGGAGGTACTTACCAACGCAACATTTTGTCTATGGGTTATTTAAACTTTGATAGAGTTTTGGGGTTGTGCCTAGGTATCCCTATTGTTTAAATTCAGAAGTTGATAAACAAGGTTGTAAGAATCAATTCAGATTGGGAGTAAATGTTGTGTTTTTCCTGATCAATGCAGACCGATAGTTGGTAGCAGATAcctaataaataaattgcTATCCTTGGCCGAAGATCTCCATCAGGGTCTGATAACACTAGCAAGGTCAGTACTGTCTCCGAGCCGACTTCGGCTATTTGTCGGATCTCTTGAATTTCCCAAATTTGGAAATCCCCAGGTTGCGGAGAAGAAAGCTTGTTGTATATTGTTCTCTGATGTCTCTGATATTGTTACAGGCTAGTGAATCTTGAAGCTTGATATTGGACTAGCACTAGTGCTTTTGGACGAATGAGGTTAATCATATCAGGAAGCTATCAAAAAGGGGGTTGATTCAAGCATACTCCGCCTGGTAGGATTGAATAAAGAACACACAAAGTCTACCTAGTGGATacacaaaatcaacaaattctTCTGGAGCTTAAAGTTGTTTTTTCTTGTTAATCGTTGTAGCGTCAATGCTTACATTGTGTTTCATAAGGTATATACAATTTTTGTCTGTTTTCCCCCTATGTATTTGTAGCGTATCTCATTATCTTCATATATATTTCTGCTTTCCTACATTGTCCAATATTTTCTCCCTCAgaagtttcttcttcgtgTGACTAACAAACTTTTCCACACGCTCAAACATCTCCATATCTTGAGGCCTTTCATAATCTCAGTAGTTGTTGCGCAGATATCCAATTATCCCAATAATTTATAGCCTCTTCGGCTGAGTTCATATATCATAAGTCGTAAATTCGAAACGGTTCGTTtcggaaagaaaaatagCAAATAACTTTTTGATGTCACCGACGTGACTACCTAGCAGCATTAACTGTTCTGCTTGGGCAAAGCTACATAATTTCGCTTGCAAACTTGCTTCTTAAACGAATGGTCGGTCCATAAATGGTCAAAACCCAAGGTACTATTGTCAATAGCGCTCCAATTCCGCCAAGTAAAGATGCTGCTCCTTGAAATGTAATATTGTTGAACATGATAGTTGCAATGAGTGGGAATATACCGCCGAGGACATTCCGACAGAAACTCTGAGCCGCAAGAGCAGATGACGCATATCGATGATAACTGTCTGCGAGGTAGTTGAATGTTGCCAGATATATCGAATATATTCCCATAGTTGCGCAGCCAATGCCAAGAGTTGGGACTATCcaaggaattgaagagaacTGGGTCCACTGAAACAATGTAAGCCATTTGAACAATATCTGAAAGACACATCACTTACGCCGAACCAGAAAAGACCAATGGGCAGTAAAGCCGATTGAAAACAAGCAAAGTAAAGTCTTGACTCAGGAGACGAGAGATCGATTTTGCTTCGGATTATGCCTGGACTTTTTTCACTCTTGAACGTCCATTCGAGATACCTAACGAGCCACTGCTCTTGATAGATAGAAATGAAAGTAGATATTATTGCACCAATCGACATAGCTGCAAACACAGCACCAGATTGTTCAATATTAAACCCATGAGAAGTCTCAAACACTAGAGGAACTGAGCCACTAAGAATTTGCAGTGTTAGCAGATGCGAACCCGACTTCTAGACATAGTTTGGTACTTACAAGGTCAAATATAGCACTGCCCAAGCAAAGGCAACCCACAAGCTGAAGAAAAATACTACCGACTCTGTGAATAGAAGATGGAATGGACGGTAGATGGAAATTTTAATCATCTGCGAGAGcgattctctttcttcgtcTGACTTGACCTTCCATCTGACTCGTTGGGActcatatttttcatttgatgCCGACGTTGGCATCTCAAAACCAAAGTAACCAGCGTGCTCTCGTTCTTCATACCACTTGTTCAGACATTTTGCTTTCTTGCTCAGTAGTATGCTACCTCTCGTTTCTGGGAAGAAAAGCGTTATGGCCTACACGAGACGCACATTAGCATCTCCGGTTAATTTTGGAGTGAAGCCCAAATACGCACAATAAGCAGGAGTCCATTTGTGATAACTTGTACCCAGAATACCCATCGCCAGGAAATGTTCTGCGCAATAAAGCTGCTCACCAATGGGCCGAAGCCAGTGCCGAAAAGTGCTGCACCTGAGAATAAGGACTAATTTCAGGTTAGCTGGAAACAATTTTCTTAAGAACTCTCAAAGTGGCCATTTATTTACCATAGGCGTGTTTCGACCCTCCTTGTGATGAATATCACTAATAACTCCTCCGACCATTGTTGAGAACACAGAACTCCCACAGCCAACAAAGAATCTGGCGACAAGCATGCCTGGGTAAGATCGAGTCACAGCACAGCAAATTTGAGTGATGAAAAACAGCAGTCCAGAAGCTATGAAAATCGGCTTCCGGCCATTCAGCTCGGAAAATGGAGCCAGAACCATCGGCGCAATAGCGAACCCTTTTGTGGTAAGATTAGCTTCATGCTTGTCATGTAACTTTCGAAGCCATACTAACCAAAACAGAAAGTGGTGATCCCAGCCAGAATCGCAATGTCTGAAACAT is part of the Botrytis cinerea B05.10 chromosome 1, complete sequence genome and harbors:
- the Bccdc33 gene encoding Bccdc33 gives rise to the protein MAAVAAQAPTGEQVDLSTIPVSPEGASNSNENTKPVAEGDQITVFHDKDNFNVKHPLTNKWTLWFTKPPSGKGDNWNDLLKEVITFNSVEEFWGVYNNIAPTSELALKSDYHLFKEGVRPEWEDQQNKHGGKWSYQFKEKRNVPIDELWLHVMLAAIGETLEDEDDGEVMGVVVNVRKGFYRVGVWTRTIGKSIPGGGDGNGAGGKGRSAEKGKEVLMNIGKKFKEVLKLPASEAVEFSGHTDSAHSGSTRAKAKHSV
- the Bcsym1 gene encoding Bcsym1, which produces MLRWYQMKLAARPVLTQSVTSAVLFATGDVLAQQLVEKKGINDHEIARTGRMALYGGAIFGPIATNWFKFLQNHVVLKNKNLEMAARVAADQCIVAPINLGLFLTTMSVLEGTDPKKKIEANYSTALQKNYMIWPAVQAVNFKLVPLEHRVLVVNIVSLGWNCYLSYLNGRSTEVTVEKVVEKVKEL